From Methanomassiliicoccales archaeon:
CTCGGGGGTGCGGGTCGAGCTCGTAAGGATGCTGTTGAACATGCTCAACTCCGAGGTCGTGCCGGTCGTTCCCCGAAAGGGTTCGGTGGGTTCGAGCGGTGATCTCGCTCCGTTGGCGCACATGGCATTGGTGATGGTGGGCGAGGGAGAGGCATTCTACCAAGGCAAGAGGATGCCGGGCGCGGAGGCTTTGGGCCGAGCGGGACTGGAGCGGGTGCGATTGCATGAGAAGGAGGGACTGGCGCTCATCAACGGCACGCAGATGATGACCGCCATAGGCTGCCTTTGCCTCCACCGAGCGGAGCATTTCCTGCACGCTGCCACCGTGGCCGCTGCCATAGGCGTGGAAGCGCTGAGGGGAACCTCCCAGGCATTCGATGCGCGTTTGTTCCGCCTCAGGCCGCATCCCGGAGCGGAGAAGGTCGCCTCCGAACTGCGCGCTCTTCTGATCGGAAGCCAGATCATCCCGTCTCATCGGGACTGCCACGAGGTCCAGGACGCCTACACGCTGAGATGCGCCCCCCAGGTGCTGGGGGCGTGCTGGGATTCTCTGGCGTTCGCAAGAGAGGTGCTGGAACGAGAGATCAACTCCGTCACCGACAACCCGCTGGTCTTCGAGGATGGTAGCGTCGTCTCGGGAGGCAATTTCCATGGACAGCCAGTGGCCATGGCCCTGGACCAAGCCTGCCTGGCTGTGCACGTCGCCGCCGCCTTCTCGGAGCGGAGGATCGCCCGTTTGGTGGACGGGAAGCTCAGCCACCTGCCTGACTTCCTGGTAAAGTCGGAAGGGCTGGAGTCGGGGATGATGATCATGCAGTACGTGGCGGCGGCCCTGGTGTGCGAGAACAAGCTGCTCTCCTCGCCCGCTTCCGCGGACTCGTTGCCCACGAGCGCCAACCAAGAGGACTACAATTCCATGGGCTCCTTGGCGGCGCTCAAGCTCATGCAGGTGATGGAGAACGCCGAACGGGTGTTGGCCATCGAGCTCATATGCGGGGCACAGGCGCTGGAGTTCCATAAGCTCAGGCCAGGGGCGGGGGTGCAGGCGGCCAAGCGCCGGGTGCGCTCCGCGGTCAAGCGCCTGACGGACGACCGGCCGATGCACGAGGACATCGAAGCGGTCCGAGATATGATCGTCGCGGGAGCGTTCGACCCGGAGAACATCATCTCAAGGAATATCTCCAAAAGCAGTGGGAAAGCCTCTCGCTAGCGGTCGAGCTCAGTCCACCCGCACATCGAACTCCGTCTCGAATCCCACGGTGTCGTTGGAGAGAACTGGTTTGCATTCCAGCATCAGCACTCCCTTGACCTCGCCCTTGGCCTTGGGCACGACCTCGATCTCCACCGCCACCTTCTCCCCTCCGCGCAGCTTCGGCAAGCATATCGGCGCGCTGACCTCCAGGTCCCCCTCCACTCGGACGCACACGTCGCGCGCCATGGCCTTCCCCTCGTTGGCGAAGCGCAGACGGGCCTTGCATGCTTTTCCTTGTACGAGGTCTTCCAGGAAATCGATATCTACTTGTATATCGGGCAAGAAGTCCAGCGCTGCCTTGTCCGCAGCATCCGAGGCCTCGATGATCTTCCCGAGCGCCAGGCGGTGGTCCTTGGTCTTCAGCTCCTCCGCCAGGCGATAGAAGGCGATGGTCTCCGTGAGCTCCAGCCCGTTGCGGCGGGCGTTCTCAATCTTGGCCTCCACCTTGGTCCTCAAATTCACGAAATCGCGCTGTTCTTCCTCCGCCACGCCGATGTGCTTCTGGGCATTGCTCATCGCCAGCCAGGCGGTCTGCGCGTCGTTCGATCGCAAAGCCTCCTTGGACTTGTTCAGGAACTCCTCCGAAGCAGAGACGTCGGCGCCAGTGGACCTGGCCTTGGTCACTTCCCTCTCGATCTCGATCTGCTTCGTTAGCACTCGTTCCAGGACCATCTTGCCCATCTGTCTGGTAGCGTCCCGAAGGGCGCGCAGCTCCACCGGTCGGGAGGACGCCTTGCACTCGGCCACGGTGCGCACGGACGTGGGCACGGTCGATTTCTCGATCCCCAATTCCTTCATCGCAGCCCATAGGTCCTTGAACTCAACGGTGTAGCGAATTCGGGCGTTGGCCAGGGCCTCAGAGGCCGCTGCCTTTCCCCGACGGATGGTCAGATTGGCCATCTCGAAGTCCAGGGAGGAGAGGGCGTTCCTGGCCCGCTCCGCCATCTCCAAGACGTCGGTAACCGGCTCGCCTTCCAGGTCCTTGAGCATGAGTTCTAGCTCGTCCAATTCCGCCTTCCTCCGGCCATACTGGTCGTTCTGGCTCCGCAATTCGTCGCCGCATTTGACCGCCAGCGCGAATGATTCGTAGAAAGCGCCTTCCGCCAGCTTGGCCTTGGTCTGGGTCAAGAGCGATTCCACGGATGGGACCACCAATCCCTCTTTCTTGGCGGACCCGAAGGCCGTCGTCAGCTCCTCCAAAGAACGCGTGGCCAGGCGTTTCTGTTCCTGCACCTTCCTCAACTCATCTTCGAAGGTGCGAGTGAGGGCGAAGGCCTCCTTGAAGCGCCTCTGCCCCAAGCGGGATTCGATCTCTCCTTTCATGCGCATCGCCGCTTCCAGGTTCGGTCCGTCCAGTTCCTGGTGGCGGTAGTTCATCTCCAGCTTGCGTAGGTTATCCCTTACCAGGTCCGCCACGGACTGCGCGGTTTGATCGCCCGCCTTCTTGGCCAGCTCATGGGAGATGCCCTGCCGTCCCATCTTGTAGTAGTTCCTGGCCTGGCGGAGCAGCTCGGCCGCCGGGGCCACGTTCAACCCGAACTCCTGCGCCTCAGCCAGGGTGGACTGGGCTTTTTCCAAGGCGTCATGAGTGCGTTCGCTCACCAGGAACGCCTGGTCGAGCTCGTTCTTGGCCAGTTCCAGGGCTCGCAGGGAATCGTACACCCTCCGTTCCGCGAGCAGAGATTCCGCCTTGGCCAGGATCTGCTGCACGGCGCTCACGTCCGTGCCCGTCTCCCTGACCTTGCCCAGGCTGGCCTTGATCTCTTGGATCTCAGCCTCCGCGCCCTTCCTTAGCAGTCCGTTTACCGTTCGTTCCGCCTCCCGGATGGCGGCCATGGTGTCCGTATACTGCTTCTTATCCAGGAAAGCCTGCGCCTGCTCGATCTTCTTCTCTGCCAGGGCGGATTCGAACCCCATGCGCTTCGCCACGGCCAGCAGGTCCTTGGCTGCTCCGATGCGCCGAGGGGCGACGAAGGGCGCCACCAGCTTCTCCGTCTCCACGAATGCTCTGGCGGCAGCGGGGCGAGCTTCTTCATAATGTCCCGTCTCGAACAGTCTCTTGGCCGATGCCAGCATCTCCGCCGGCGCCCCCGTCTCCATGCCCTGAGCCTCAGCCTCCTTCAATAGGCTGCCCATGTCGGCGATGCGATCGTAGATCTGGGTGTGGTCCAGGACCTGCTTCTCGAGCGTGGTCTCGCCATCCTTGATCTGGGCATAGGCACCCTCCAGGTCGCCACGCTTCAGGCTGCGCCCCGCCTCCTCCGCCAAGCGCTCGGGCTGCAGCACCTCCACCCCGTTCTTGCGCGCCGCCTCCACCTGCCTGGTCAGCTGAACTGCGCGTCGGGAGAGCTCATCCTTGAGTATGGATCTGGAATAGTCCGCTACCTCCTCCGCTAGCTTGAGCGCCTCCGGGACCTTGCCCTCTATCCGCAGGTCCTCGGCCCTGGCCAGCTTCTCGTTCAAAGTCGAGCTCCCGCTCCCCAGGTCCTTGGCGATGGAGAGAAGATGCTTCGCCTCCGCCAGGCGCTTGTCTAGCGCACTCTTCTCCTCCCGGCGGATGGCCTCGATGAGGTTCTTGGCCACTTCATACGCTCGTTCGCCATGGCCGGTCCTAAGGGCCTCCTGCGCCTGCAACAGCCTTGGCTTGTAGGCTGGGAGCGGCACCGGACCGGCGTAGCCAGCGAATAGCGTCTCCGCTTCCCTGACCTCGAAGGTGGCCTGTTCCGCGATCTTCTTCTCCACCTCGAGGATGCAGTCCTCCATCTCTTGGCGCAGGCCGGTGTACTGCATGGCCCTGACCTTGGCCACGGCCTCCTCCAGCGCTGCGCTCTCCTTGGTGATATCCGCGCCCAGTTTGAGCGCGGTGGTGACCTTCATCTCCGCCTTGATGATATCCTGACCCAACCCGGACTGGATGGCATCGTGCGCCTCGGCTTGCGCGCGGCGGAGCGTAGCCACAGCTCCAGGGAAGTCCCGGTTCATTGCGGACTGCCTCGATTGGTCTAGAAGCGCCTTCGCCTGATCGACCTCCGTCCGCAGGGATGCGGCCACCAGAAGGAGGGTCTTGGTCTTTGCCAGCTCATCCTCCACTTCCCGGTAGCCTCCCAGCTGCTGTTCGAGCACCCCCTCCGATTCTTTGACCAGGGCCGCGGCCTTCTCGAACTCCCCCTGGCCCAAAGACTGTCGGGCCAGCTCCAGCTTGGCCATGACCTTGCTGGTATCCGACTTGACCTTACTGGCCAGAAGGATGCGGGAGCGAAGCTTGGCGATCAGTTGCAGGAACTGCTCCGTTTCCAATCTCTGCATCCACGCCTGGTTCTCGCGCCATGCTTCCATAGCCTCCTTGACCTTCTCCCCTCGAGCCAGCTCGCGCCCATGGGCGATATCCTCCAGCAGCTTCACCACGTCCACGCCGTAGCTCTTGAGGGTCCCGGCCCGGTTCTTCAATGAATCGGAATTGGCCAGCAGGGTCCTGGAAACGGAGGCCCGTGCTTCCGCCTCCGCCAGGGGCAAGGTGGCGAAGGTGCCTTCGAAATCACCGGCTTTGAGAAGCCCTTCGGCCTTGGCCATCAGTTCGTTGGCCTTCGTGCTCTCCTTCTTGAGCTCAGAGGAGAACTCGCCTAGCTCCCGCACCGCGTCGGCCCGGGCCCCGAACAGGTCCCGTAGAGCGCTGCCTAGCAAATCGTGGCACTCGCGGATCTTCTGCAGTGAATCCTCATACTTGCCCGCCTCCATGTTCTCGCGGGCCTGCGACAGCATGTGCCGCTCGCTCTCCACCGGCACTCCGACCTTCTCCCCCACCAGCAGGAGCGTCTGCGCCCCCCCGAAGAACTCGCCCATCTTGTGATTGACGAAGCGTTCCACCTCGTCCCACAGCGCCTTGGCCTTGGTGTAGGCCTCGTCTAATACGCCCTCATCCAGGAGCGACTGCGCCTTCTTGATGGAAGCGGAAACGTTGCCTGGGATATCCTTGTCCTGGAAGAGCTTGAGCAGGGATTGAGCGGAATCGATGATCGAGGAGACCTTGTCCTTCTTCGCCCGGTTGGACGCCTCGATGCTCTTGGTCGCTAAGGCCAACGCGTTCTTGAAGTCCCTCTGCGCCGCCGCCTGGCCGCTCTCGATCAGCAGCTTCTCCGCCTCGGCGGTGGAAGCCTCCAGGGATTTGGCGGAGGCGATGGCCTTCTGTGCCTCGACCGTCCTATCCTCCGTTTCCTTGCGGACCTTCCCCGCTTCCTTGGTCTTCTGCTCCAACTGCTTGGTCAGCTGCAGTTGCTTGAGATAATCCCCGGTCAATTGCGGTCAGCTCCGGCGCACGATCTTTCGCTCTCTGGATTTCTTAGAAACCAACTTATGCGATACTGACGACATATATCTTTTGTCCTGGTTGCCAGCATGCGAAACAGCTCCCTAGCGTTTGGAGATCTCCACGAACGCCACCCTCTCCAGCACCAGGTCCTGCACTCGATCATCTCCGACCGCCTCGATCTCCCTCTGGGTGATGCCAAAACTGCGGGTCTTGCGTTCGTTGCATTCGAGAACCGAATCATCCCGCTCCAGCTCGCTCAGTCGCAGCACCATCGAAGGAGGTGCACCGAACAGAACCAGGGCGATGCGCTCGCTTCCCGGTTTCGGTCCCATCTTCTCTTGCGCCTTGGATATCTGCCTCTCCCCGGACGCGAAGAGCAAAGTCTCCATCATGATGTCGTTGCAGGAGTTGGAGTTCCTGGAGAAGGAGCGCAGGGCGTGCGCCACCGCGCTCTCCAAGTGCTCCTTTCCGCACACCAGGTCCGCATCCAGGGCCAGGACATTGCCTTCCTTGACCATCTGCAGTCGACGAAGGAGCTCCTTCGGTTGCTCAACCTGGCCACGCGCCCCGATCACCTGATATTCGACCATGCTGGCCGTTCGAAAGCCCAGGAACGTATTTAGCCCTTTAGGTCAGCTGCATCAGGCAGAGCGCGAAAGGTTTATCACAGCCCAGCGTGGTTGAGGCGCAAAGAGGCACCAGCAGGTGTGAGGATGCGCGCGCAGAGAATAGAAGTGAGGGCACCGGCGTCCATCGCCAACCTCGGACCGGGATTCGACGTGTTCGGTCTGGCCCTTCGGGAACCCTATGACATACTGGAGGCGGTGGTGGTTCGGGGGACCGGAGCCAGGGTGATCAAGGTCGAGGGCGTAGGCGCTCAGCGCATCACTCTGGACCCGAAGCGCAACACCGCGGCCGTGGCCGCCTCTGAAGTGCTGCGAATGGCGAAGGCCGACTTCGGTCTGGAGATTACCGTTCGTAAGGGGGTCAGGCCGTGCAGCGGCATGGGTTCTTCCGGGGCCTCGGCCGCAGGCGCGGCGTTCGCCGCCAACCTCATGGTCGATGTGCCGTTGAACCAGAACGATCTGGTGCTCTGCGCCGCCAAGGGCGAGGAGGTCTCCTCCGGCAGCCTGCATGCGGACAACGTCGCGCCTTCGTTGCTGGGCGGTTTCACTATCATCCGTTCATACGATCCGTTGGACGTCATCCGGGTCACCCCTCCGAAGGACCTCGGTATAGTGGCGGCGCTTCCGGACATCATCGTTCCCACGAAGGAGGCGAGAGGAGTGCTTCCCAAGAGCATCGATCTGAGGCAGATGGTGTTCCAGGTGGGACACGCTTCCGCCCTAGCCACCGGCATGAGCCTAGGAGATCTCGCTCTCATCGGAAGGAGCGTCAGGGACATGGTCATCGAACCAGCGAGGAGGGGGCTGGTCCCGCATCTGGAGAAAGCGGAGAGGGCGGCGTTGGATGCTGGGGCGCTGGCCGCCTTCCTGGGAGGTTCCGGTCCGTGCGTGGCCGCCTTCTTCGACCGACGGGAGATGGATGGAATTGACATATCCAAGGCCGTTGGCTCCGTGTACGAGGCGGAAGGCATCAGGGTCGATTCCTGGGTGACGTCCTGGGGCGATGGATGCAGGAGGGAGAGAGCATGAGCTTCGTGATCAAGTGCTTCGAGTGCGGCAGGGTGGTGGAGGAGAGGCTGGCCGACAGCTGCCCAGCGTGCGGTGGATTGCTCAACGTGGAGCTGGACCTGCAAGAGGCGCGCCATATGAGCCTGGGAAAGCTTCGCCGCCGTCCCATTGGCGTCTGGAGATACGCTGAGTTCCTTCCCGTGGACCGACGCAAGGCCGTGAGCCTCAAGGAAGGAGGCACACCCCTCTACGATTGTCGTGCACTGGCCAAGGAAGTGGGGGTGAAGCGGCTCTATGCCAAGCACGAGGGAGCGAACCCCACCGGTTCTTTCAAGGACCGAGGCATGACCGTGGGGGTCTCTATGGCAGTGGAGCTAGGCTGCAAGGTGGTGGGATGCGCTTCCACCGGGAACACGTCCGCTTCGCTGGCAGCCTACGCGGCCAAGGCCGGCCTGGGATGCGTGGTCATCCTGCCCTCAGGCAAAGTGGCATTGGGCAAGCTGGCGCAAGCCCTGTTCTATGGCGCCAAGGTCATCTCCGTCGATGGCAACTTCGACGACGCGCTGGGAATAGTGAAACAGCTGGCACATGAAGGCCAGCTATACATGCTCAACTCGATAAATCCTTTCAGACCGGAAGGCCAGAAGACCCTGGGCTTTGAGATCCTGGACCAGCTTCGGATGGAGATGCCGGACAAGATCGTGCTGCCGGTGGGCAACGCCGCCAACCTTTGGGCTGTGTACAAGGCGCTCACGGAATGGCAGTGCCTGGGCTGGATCGAGGAGTTGCCGCAGCTCATCGGGGTGCAGGCCTCGGGCTCCAACCCCATAGCACAGGCGTTCCGGGCCGGCCGGAAGGACTTCGATGCGGTCGACCATCCAGAGACCGTGGCCACGGCCATTCGCATCGGAAACCCGGCCAGCGGCAAGAAGGCCCTCAAGGCCATCTACGATACCGGTGGATATGTGACCGACGTCACGGACGAAGAGATCATCTCCGCCCAATTCCTGCTAGGAAGGAAAGAGGGCGTGGGAGTGGAGCCGGCCAGCGCCGCCTCCGTGGCTGGCGTGATCAAGCTGAAGCGGGAGGGCATCATCTCCAGAGAGGAGAAGGTGGTCTGCGTCTGCACGGGCAACGTGCTCAAGGACCCGGATACGGTCATAGAGCATTCCGGGAAGATACACCAGAGCAGGGCCGACCTGGATGACGTCAGGCGGCTGTTGTCATCTTTGGGCTAGTCTTTGCGGACCTTTGGGACGGTCTCAAACATTTCGCCCTCATTCGCGCTCGTCGCAATCTAGGCGCAAAGAGATTTAATCATCCTAAATTCATGATGCAGAAGGTTAGGGGCTATGGCTGACGCCGCGAAGCGCTTGCGCTATCGTACCTACGTCGACGGATTCGATGAGAACCTGGGTGGTGGAATACCGCAAGGTCACATCGTGATCATTGCCGGCGCCGCTGGCACGATGAAGTCGTCACTGGCCTATCACATCCTCTTCATGAACGCCAAGCGGGATGGAGTGAACGCTCTGTACGTTTCGCTCGAACAAGGGAAGGATAGCTTGACCAGGCAGATGGAGGCCCTCGATCTGAAAGGGGACACCCTGGGTCGATTGGAGGTCCTGGACCTGGGCGAGATCCGCAAGAAGAGCGAGGGCGCGCAGTTCATGGACACCTTCCGATTCGCCGTCAACGAGAGCAAGAAACGCCTGAACTACGAGCTACTGGTGATCGATTCCATGGGCGCACTGGAGATGGTCGCCAGCACACCGCGCCCGAGGGAAGAGGCCTATCGCTTGTTCGAATGGCTCCGTTCCCTGGCCATCACCACCGTGGTCGTCAACGAGATGCCGGTCGGTCCGTACACCAGCTACGGGCTGCACGATACCGATTTCCTGGCCGATGGCATCATCCACCTGAAGATGGTCGAGGTCTCCGAAACGGAGGTGCAGAGGCGCATCCGTTGCGTGAAGATGCGCGAGACCGACCACTCCACGAACTACTTCTCCTTCTTCCGCAACGAGCGCGGGTTCGCGGTCACCAGGGCGATAACCGATTTCTAGAAGTCGAACAGCGAGCGTTGCGGTCCATCGGCCTTCGGCTCCTCTTTCTTCTCTTGGACTGGAGGGCTCTCCACCGGTTTTGCCTCCGGTCCCCTGGTCCGCCGCTCCCCCACCTGCTCCTTGATGCTCTTCGCCAGAGCGTCGCCCACCTTCGGGATCCGGGCCAGGCGATGCAGCTCCGCCTCCCTCACGTCATCGAGGGTACGGATACCGTGCTGGTGCAAGGACCGGGCGCGCGCCCTCCCCACCCCGCGCAGCTTCACCAGGTCCAGCAATTCTTTCCTTACGCCGTATCGGACCCGCACCATGAGCTCTGTCAGCGGCGGATAGGCATCCTTGTTGAAGATGTTGGACAGCTCGCGCATGGAGTAGAGCAACCATCCCCCGATCTCCACCTTGTTGCGAAGATCTCCTGGGCCAATGCCATATTTCTCCAGCAGCGGGTCCTCCTCCATCTCCTTCAGCCAGTCATCGAGCACCAGGGCGGTCTTCACCTCCCCCAGGAAGAAGTCGTACTGGCCCAGGTCGGTGGGCATGGGCAGTATGAGCTCTTTCTCCAGCTCCACCACCTTCCTCTCCAGCCAATCATAATCGCTGCGCCTCAAGTAGAGGGCGAGCATGTCCGGCGTCGAACATACCGCTTGCAGGAACCCGAACTCGCTCTGCCCGGAGTAAGCGCGCAGAGCATCTCGAAGCTTCACCGCCGACAAGGGGTCGATGTAAAGGTCCGAGACCCGCTTTCCGAAGAACGTGGCCCTCAGTCGGTCCTCGCCGTCGATCATCTCCTCCTGCCGCAGGAAATCGAGCACGTTGTCGATGGCTTCGTTCAACCCGAATAGATTAGTCTGATGGGCGAAGAAGGTCAACTCCATGAACTGCATGAGCGATTCTTTTGAGGTTGCTACCTCGGTCGCCAGTACGGCGAGAACGTGAGTGCGAAGGACGTCCTCCGAGCCGAGCTTGGAGTAGATCTCCTCGGTATCGTTGAGAAGGTAGTTGTCGAAAAGGAAGTCCGATTCCTCTTCATCCTTGGCCACCAGGACCGCCTCCCCGAACTTGTCATAGCGGGGACGTCCGGCCCGGCCGCACATCTGTTTGATCTCCAGCACCGGTATGGCCACGTTCCCCACCCCTCCTTCGTAGCGCGAGACATCGCGGATGACCACCCTCCGGGCCGGGAGGTTGATGCCAGCGGCAAGAGTGGGCGTGGCGATGATCGCTTTGATCTTCCCGGCCTTGAAGGCCCGTTCCACCATCCGCCTCTGTTCGTTGGTCAATCCCGCGTTGTGGAAGGCCACCCCCTTGCGAACGCAAGCCCTCAACTTCTTCCCGATGCTGGTCGGCTCGCCCTGGTCCTCCAGCAGACGTTCTTCGTCCTCCAGCTCCACCGGCTCTGGCATCACCTCTTTCATCATGGGCGCGATCTTCATGGCCAGGGTCTCGGTGGAACGGCGGGTGTTCACGAACACCAGGCACTGTCCCCCTTCCAGAATGGAGTCCCGCACCAGGGACCAGACCGGGTCTCCGCTCTCCTTGACCTGGCGTTTGGAGTTGTCTGTGAAGCGCACCTCTCCGTTCAGATACACCCCCTCCTTCAGGGGCGTGGGCCTCCAGTTCGAGGCGATATGTTCGGCCTTGAGCCAATCCGCCAGCTCCTTGGAGTTCTTGACCGTGGCGGAGAGGGCGATGACCTGGAGATCGGGATTGAAGCGGCGGAACTTGGTCAAGGTGACCTCCAAGGTCGGACCTCGCTCCGGGTCATGGATGAGATGCACCTCATCCGCCACCACCAGGGAGATCTTCTCCAGCCAACTGGTTCGATGACGGAGCAGGGCGTCGGCCTTCTCCGAGGTGGCGACGATGATGTCGTAGCGCTCCAGGTCCGGGTCGGGCGAATCGAAGTCTCCCACGGCCACGCCCACCCGAACGCCGAGCTTGGAGAACTGCATCAGGTCCTCGTACTTCTCCGCGGCCAGAGCGCGAAGCGGAACGATGTAGAGGGCTTTGCCTCCTTTCTCCAGTACATGCTTCAAGGCCGCCAGGTAGGCCACGAGCGATTTCCCGCTGGCGGTCGGCACAGCCAGGAAGAGGTTCTTGCCCTCAAGGGCCAACGGAACGGCCTTCTCTTGAGGTGGATAGAGCTCCTCTATCCCATCCTCCCGAAGAATGTCCGCCACTCCTTCGGGCAGTTGCAGGTCGGCGATGCGCATGTTCCTTCACACATAAACGGGGTGGCTTGCTTAACCCTTGCTCCGGGGTGCATGCAAAGCGGGTCGGGCGATTCGTCATAGGAATCGGCTCATTATCCGCTTGGCGTCCGTCTGGCTCGCGCTATTCTCGCTTCGCTCACTTCGCGCACCACAGGCAAATGCTTATTAAGTGGCGTTTTTATGAGTGAAATTCAGATACAGATCATGAAAACGAATATTATGGCTGGAACAGAACCGAACGCCGCGGAGGCATTGCCCGACGTGGACGTCTGGATCGAAGGCCAGGGTCTCAGCACTACCGCCGATGTCAAGGTGCCCGACAAGCTGTCGGACCAGGTCATAGGCCAGGACCAAGCGGTCGAGGTCATCAGGAAGGCGGCGGAACAGAAGCGCCACGTCATGCTGATCGGGGAACCTGGCACAGGAAAGTCGATGCTGGCCCGTTCCATGACCGAATACTTGCCCAAGGGCGAGCTGCAGGACGTGATCGCCTACCATAACCCGGACGACACCAACGAGCCGAAGATAAGGGTGGTGCCGGCGGGCAAAGGAAAGGAGATCGTGACGGCGCAGAAGCGGGAGGCGATGCAACGCAAGCAACAGAGATCGAGCATGTTCACGGCCATCGTGTTCATGGTCATCATCCTCTCCGTGGTGCTTTACCTCCAGAGTGGCGATCCGACCATCATACTGGTCGGCATCGTAGCGGCGATCGCGATCTTGATTTTCACGCGCTACTCCGGTCAAAGGCAAGAGAATATCCTGGTACCGAAGC
This genomic window contains:
- the cgi121 gene encoding KEOPS complex subunit Cgi121, giving the protein MVEYQVIGARGQVEQPKELLRRLQMVKEGNVLALDADLVCGKEHLESAVAHALRSFSRNSNSCNDIMMETLLFASGERQISKAQEKMGPKPGSERIALVLFGAPPSMVLRLSELERDDSVLECNERKTRSFGITQREIEAVGDDRVQDLVLERVAFVEISKR
- a CDS encoding AAA family ATPase → MADAAKRLRYRTYVDGFDENLGGGIPQGHIVIIAGAAGTMKSSLAYHILFMNAKRDGVNALYVSLEQGKDSLTRQMEALDLKGDTLGRLEVLDLGEIRKKSEGAQFMDTFRFAVNESKKRLNYELLVIDSMGALEMVASTPRPREEAYRLFEWLRSLAITTVVVNEMPVGPYTSYGLHDTDFLADGIIHLKMVEVSETEVQRRIRCVKMRETDHSTNYFSFFRNERGFAVTRAITDF
- the thrC gene encoding threonine synthase, which translates into the protein MSFVIKCFECGRVVEERLADSCPACGGLLNVELDLQEARHMSLGKLRRRPIGVWRYAEFLPVDRRKAVSLKEGGTPLYDCRALAKEVGVKRLYAKHEGANPTGSFKDRGMTVGVSMAVELGCKVVGCASTGNTSASLAAYAAKAGLGCVVILPSGKVALGKLAQALFYGAKVISVDGNFDDALGIVKQLAHEGQLYMLNSINPFRPEGQKTLGFEILDQLRMEMPDKIVLPVGNAANLWAVYKALTEWQCLGWIEELPQLIGVQASGSNPIAQAFRAGRKDFDAVDHPETVATAIRIGNPASGKKALKAIYDTGGYVTDVTDEEIISAQFLLGRKEGVGVEPASAASVAGVIKLKREGIISREEKVVCVCTGNVLKDPDTVIEHSGKIHQSRADLDDVRRLLSSLG
- a CDS encoding DEAD/DEAH box helicase, with translation MRIADLQLPEGVADILREDGIEELYPPQEKAVPLALEGKNLFLAVPTASGKSLVAYLAALKHVLEKGGKALYIVPLRALAAEKYEDLMQFSKLGVRVGVAVGDFDSPDPDLERYDIIVATSEKADALLRHRTSWLEKISLVVADEVHLIHDPERGPTLEVTLTKFRRFNPDLQVIALSATVKNSKELADWLKAEHIASNWRPTPLKEGVYLNGEVRFTDNSKRQVKESGDPVWSLVRDSILEGGQCLVFVNTRRSTETLAMKIAPMMKEVMPEPVELEDEERLLEDQGEPTSIGKKLRACVRKGVAFHNAGLTNEQRRMVERAFKAGKIKAIIATPTLAAGINLPARRVVIRDVSRYEGGVGNVAIPVLEIKQMCGRAGRPRYDKFGEAVLVAKDEEESDFLFDNYLLNDTEEIYSKLGSEDVLRTHVLAVLATEVATSKESLMQFMELTFFAHQTNLFGLNEAIDNVLDFLRQEEMIDGEDRLRATFFGKRVSDLYIDPLSAVKLRDALRAYSGQSEFGFLQAVCSTPDMLALYLRRSDYDWLERKVVELEKELILPMPTDLGQYDFFLGEVKTALVLDDWLKEMEEDPLLEKYGIGPGDLRNKVEIGGWLLYSMRELSNIFNKDAYPPLTELMVRVRYGVRKELLDLVKLRGVGRARARSLHQHGIRTLDDVREAELHRLARIPKVGDALAKSIKEQVGERRTRGPEAKPVESPPVQEKKEEPKADGPQRSLFDF
- the hutH gene encoding histidine ammonia-lyase, with product MKVRVDGHSLSLADIVLVAECRADVELGAEVLKRIERGRAVLERVLSEDKIAYGVNTGVGELRTVIIPRSKIMQLQLNLVRSTACGVGEPLPEDVVRAMMLLRANALSSGHSGVRVELVRMLLNMLNSEVVPVVPRKGSVGSSGDLAPLAHMALVMVGEGEAFYQGKRMPGAEALGRAGLERVRLHEKEGLALINGTQMMTAIGCLCLHRAEHFLHAATVAAAIGVEALRGTSQAFDARLFRLRPHPGAEKVASELRALLIGSQIIPSHRDCHEVQDAYTLRCAPQVLGACWDSLAFAREVLEREINSVTDNPLVFEDGSVVSGGNFHGQPVAMALDQACLAVHVAAAFSERRIARLVDGKLSHLPDFLVKSEGLESGMMIMQYVAAALVCENKLLSSPASADSLPTSANQEDYNSMGSLAALKLMQVMENAERVLAIELICGAQALEFHKLRPGAGVQAAKRRVRSAVKRLTDDRPMHEDIEAVRDMIVAGAFDPENIISRNISKSSGKASR
- a CDS encoding homoserine kinase, whose protein sequence is MRAQRIEVRAPASIANLGPGFDVFGLALREPYDILEAVVVRGTGARVIKVEGVGAQRITLDPKRNTAAVAASEVLRMAKADFGLEITVRKGVRPCSGMGSSGASAAGAAFAANLMVDVPLNQNDLVLCAAKGEEVSSGSLHADNVAPSLLGGFTIIRSYDPLDVIRVTPPKDLGIVAALPDIIVPTKEARGVLPKSIDLRQMVFQVGHASALATGMSLGDLALIGRSVRDMVIEPARRGLVPHLEKAERAALDAGALAAFLGGSGPCVAAFFDRREMDGIDISKAVGSVYEAEGIRVDSWVTSWGDGCRRERA